One window from the genome of Trichoplusia ni isolate ovarian cell line Hi5 chromosome 13, tn1, whole genome shotgun sequence encodes:
- the LOC113500268 gene encoding regucalcin-like: MVAPVLVEILDPATLGEGPHWYSEENALYLVDIENYTIIKYEKTTRKQIRAKLEEKPHFIIPIEGKKNHFVVSQGRKVVEIEWTADEDPPRILRTITEVDQEYPNHVLNDAKADPMGRLYTGTLTDLVGSERPKAGSLYRIDRDHTTTKVASGIQVSNGLCWDLKAKAFYYIDSLTRVIQVYDYNVATGDISNPRIAFSLIENDLKGYPDGMTIDTDGNLWVAIFGQSQVLKIDPRKKKVLETIEIPVPQVTSVTFGGPNLDILFVTTACVDFEGKPDRPSGTTYAVSGISARGHPNLKVRLDYI; this comes from the exons ATGGTGGCGCCTGTATTAGTAGAAATTCTAGACCCAGCGACACTGGGCGAGGGTCCACACTGGTACAGCGAGGAGAATGCCTTATACCTGGTGGATATCGAGAACTACACAATTATTAAGTATGAGAAGACAACTCGCAAACAGATCAGGGCCAAACTAG AGGAGAAGCCACATTTTATAATTCCTATTGAGGGCAAGAAGAACCACTTCGTGGTCTCTCAAGGCCGCAAAGTCGTGGAGATCGAATGGACCGCAGATGAAGACCCTCCCAGGATCCTGAGAACTATCACAGAAGTAGACCAGGAATACCCTAACCATGTGTTGAACGACGCGAAGGCAGATCCTATGGGAAGACTGTACACTG GCACTCTTACTGATCTGGTCGGCTCAGAAAGACCCAAGGCGGGCTCTCTGTACCGCATCGACCGAGACCACACCACTACCAAGGTGGCGTCCGGCATACAAGTGTCCAACGGGCTGTGTTGGGACCTGAAGGCTAAGGCATTCTACTACATAGACTCTCTGACAAGAGTCATCCAAGTTTACGACTACAATGTGGCCACCGGAGACATCT CGAACCCGAGAATAGCGTTTTCACTGATAGAGAACGATTTGAAGGGCTACCCGGACGGCATGACCATCGACACAGACGGGAACTTGTGGGTCGCCATCTTCGGGCAATCACAA GTTTTGAAAATCGATCCAAGAAAGAAGAAAGTTCTGGAAACTATCGAGATCCCGGTTCCACAAGTGACGTCAGTGACCTTCGGAGGTCCGAACCTAGACATCTTGTTCGTGACTACAGCGTGTGTAGACTTTGAAGGGAAGCCGGATCGGCCTTCGGGAACTACTTACGCTGTGTCCGGGATCTCCGCCAGGGGGCACCCGAATCTCAAAGTCAGGCTGGATTATATTTAG